From a single Pseudoliparis swirei isolate HS2019 ecotype Mariana Trench chromosome 12, NWPU_hadal_v1, whole genome shotgun sequence genomic region:
- the LOC130202308 gene encoding mitogen-activated protein kinase kinase kinase 7-like produces MVETPAGCLFEDIQYEDIQVEAAVGRGTFGVVFKAVWKGKDVAIKTIESENERNAFLVELRQLSRVNHPNIVKLYGSCDNPVCLVMEYAECGSLYNLLHSADPQPHYTASHAMSWCLQCAQGVAYLHSMKPKALIHRDLKPPNLLLVARGTVLKICDFGTACDIQTYMTNNKGSAAWMAPEVFEGSNYSEKCDVFSWGIILWEVITRKKPFDEIGGSAFCIMWAVHRGTRPPLIKDLPEPIESLMTRCWDKEPSQRPSMEEVKNTMSHFMKYFPGSDEPLKLPHQSSPNRSGSSSATSTGSYADYTISSNRSDDNTERRNSVGREETLKSFEAKFPLQFKPSKTATLRTGLSKVTSVENQPGCSQSPTPCTSPITTTSQSELRMTISPTATNGSDGSIPMAYLKLDHQLQPLAPCPNSKESMAVFEQHIRMAQDYLKIQSEIADLARRKEELMSELEQDQREQQTSSRLLQEHGKLLEDNSSLSTDCKGLRSKLSLIKTQNQHHS; encoded by the exons ATGGTGGAGACTCCAGCCGGCTGTCTGTTTGAAGACATCCAGTATGAAGACATCCAAGTTGAAGCG GCTGTGGGCAGAGGCACGTTTGGAGTCGTCTTCAAGGCCGTTTGGAAAGGAAAAGACGTCGCCATCAAGACCATCGAGAGTGAAAACGAAAGGAACGCTTTTCTCGTTGAG CTCCGCCAGCTGTCCCGGGTAAATCACCCCAACATTGTGAAGCTGTACGGCTCCTGTGACAATCCA GTCTGTCTGGTCATGGAGTATGCAGAATGTGGCTCTTTATATAACC TCCTGCACAGCGCCGACCCTCAGCCCCACTACACGGCATCCCACGCCATGAGCTGGTGTCTGCAGTGTGCCCAGGGAGTCGCCTATCTGCATTCTATGAAGCCAAAGGCCCTAATCCACCGGGACCTCAAACCCCCAAA TCTGCTCCTGGTGGCTCGTGGCACCGTGCTGAAGATCTGTGACTTTGGAACAGCGTGTGATATTCAGACCTACATGACCAACAACAAGGGCAGTGCAGCCTGGATGGCACCAGAGGTGTTTGAAG GCAGCAACTACAGCGAGAAGTGCGACGTGTTCAGTTGGGGCATCATTCTGTGGGAGGTCATCACACGCAAGAAGCCCTTCGATGAGATTGGCGGCTCTGCCTTTTGTATAATGTGGGCCGTCCACAGAG GTACACGGCCTCCTCTCATCAAAGACCTCCCAGAGCCCATCGAGAGTCTGATGACCCGCTGTTGGGACAAAGAACCCAGTCAAAGGCCGTCAATGGAGGAAGTCAAGAACACTATGAGTCATTTTATGAAG TACTTCCCAGGCTCCGATGAACCTCTCAAGCTCCCTCATCAGTCTTCACCCAACAGAAGCGGCTCTTCATCGGCGACAAGCACAG GCTCTTATGCGGACTACACCATCAGCAGCAACCGGAGCGATGACAACACGGAGCGCAGGAACTCCGTCGGCAGGGAGGAGACCCTGAAAAGCTTTGAGGCCAAGTTTCCGCTCCAGTTCAAACCCTCAAAG ACAGCAACGCTGCGTACCGGTTTGTCCAAGGTGACCAGTGTGGAAAATCAACCTGGATGCTCCCAAAGCCCCACCCCCTGCACCAGCCCGATAACCAccaccagccaatcagagctgagGATGACCATTAGTCCCACAG CTACCAATGGTTCAGATGGCTCCATTCCCATGGCCTACCTGAAACTGGATCATCAGTTACAG CCTCTGGCTCCGTGTCCCAACTCCAAAGAGTCCATGGCCGTGTTTGAACAGCACATCAGGATGGCTCAGGACTACCTTAAGATCCAGTCGGAGATCGCTGACCTTGCTCGGAGGAA AGAGGAGCTCATGTCTGAGCTGGAGCAGGACCAGAGGGAGCAGCAGACCTCATCTCGACTCCTCCAAGAGCACGGCAAGCTTCTGGAGGACAACAGCAGCCTCTCTACCGACTGCAAGGGCCTGAGGAGCAAGCTGAGTCTGATCAAGACTCAGAACCAGCACCACAGCTAG